The following are from one region of the Bradyrhizobium septentrionale genome:
- the fdxA gene encoding ferredoxin FdxA, which produces MTYVVTEACIKCKYTDCVEVCPVDCFYEGENMLVIHPDECIDCGVCEPECPADAIKPDTEPGLEKWLEVNRDYAKSWPNITQKKDSPEDAKEWEGKEGKFEKYFSANPGSGD; this is translated from the coding sequence ATGACCTACGTCGTCACTGAAGCCTGCATCAAGTGCAAATATACCGACTGCGTCGAGGTCTGCCCCGTCGATTGCTTCTACGAGGGCGAGAACATGCTGGTCATCCACCCGGACGAATGCATCGATTGCGGCGTGTGCGAGCCGGAATGCCCGGCTGACGCCATCAAACCGGACACCGAGCCGGGCCTGGAAAAGTGGCTCGAGGTCAACCGCGACTACGCCAAGAGCTGGCCGAACATCACCCAGAAGAAGGACTCGCCCGAGGACGCCAAGGAGTGGGAAGGCAAGGAAGGCAAGTTCGAGAAATATTTTTCTGCGAATCCGGGCAGCGGCGACTGA